One region of Primulina tabacum isolate GXHZ01 chromosome 1, ASM2559414v2, whole genome shotgun sequence genomic DNA includes:
- the LOC142549777 gene encoding uncharacterized protein LOC142549777 isoform X4 — translation MLEIPSVDSSAAAVNIATVKRYAPPNQRNRLLGRRKSVGGWTAVMSAYNNLGEDSVERPVLYTKKSASAWGQAFLPHLPTVSSGLRRDLSSELQQAMNNANSGL, via the exons ATGCTGGAAATCCCGAGCGTTGATTCTTCGGCAGCCGCCGTCAATATTGCCACCGTCAAGCGCTACGCCCCACCAAATCAACG GAATCGGTTGCTCGGCAGACGCAAGTCCGTAGGAG GTTGGACAGCTGTTATGAGTGCATACAACAATTTGGGTGAAGATTCAGTCG AAAGACCAGTTTTGTACACAAAGAAGAGTGCATCAGCCTGGGGCCAAGCATTTCTTCCTCATCTG CCAACAGTTTCGAGTGGTTTGCGGAGGGATTTATCGAGCGAACTCCAACAGGCAATGAACAATGCAAATTCTGGGCTATGA
- the LOC142549777 gene encoding uncharacterized protein LOC142549777 isoform X3, with amino-acid sequence MLEIPSVDSSAAAVNIATVKRYAPPNQRNRLLGRRKSVGEPASTYANDGEKNHISSTKANSMVDHGDAGVNKLSGEIHCSRLIPLHGCSDSEAFQLLNNQRPVLYTKKSASAWGQAFLPHLPTVSSGLRRDLSSELQQAMNNANSGL; translated from the exons ATGCTGGAAATCCCGAGCGTTGATTCTTCGGCAGCCGCCGTCAATATTGCCACCGTCAAGCGCTACGCCCCACCAAATCAACG GAATCGGTTGCTCGGCAGACGCAAGTCCGTAGGAG AACCGGCTAGTACATATGCTAATGATGGAGAGAAAAACCACATTAGTTCTACGAAAGCTAATTCTATGGTCGATCATGGAGATGCTGGTGTCAACAAACTTTCTGGTGAAATTCATTGCTCGAGACTAATTCCTTTGCATGGATGCTCAGACAGTGAGGCTTTTCAGCTTTTGAACAATC AAAGACCAGTTTTGTACACAAAGAAGAGTGCATCAGCCTGGGGCCAAGCATTTCTTCCTCATCTG CCAACAGTTTCGAGTGGTTTGCGGAGGGATTTATCGAGCGAACTCCAACAGGCAATGAACAATGCAAATTCTGGGCTATGA
- the LOC142549777 gene encoding uncharacterized protein LOC142549777 isoform X1: MLEIPSVDSSAAAVNIATVKRYAPPNQRNRLLGRRKSVGEPASTYANDGEKNHISSTKANSMVDHGDAGVNKLSGEIHCSRLIPLHGCSDSEAFQLLNNRWTAVMSAYNNLGEDSVERPVLYTKKSASAWGQAFLPHLPTVSSGLRRDLSSELQQAMNNANSGL, translated from the exons ATGCTGGAAATCCCGAGCGTTGATTCTTCGGCAGCCGCCGTCAATATTGCCACCGTCAAGCGCTACGCCCCACCAAATCAACG GAATCGGTTGCTCGGCAGACGCAAGTCCGTAGGAG AACCGGCTAGTACATATGCTAATGATGGAGAGAAAAACCACATTAGTTCTACGAAAGCTAATTCTATGGTCGATCATGGAGATGCTGGTGTCAACAAACTTTCTGGTGAAATTCATTGCTCGAGACTAATTCCTTTGCATGGATGCTCAGACAGTGAGGCTTTTCAGCTTTTGAACAATC GTTGGACAGCTGTTATGAGTGCATACAACAATTTGGGTGAAGATTCAGTCG AAAGACCAGTTTTGTACACAAAGAAGAGTGCATCAGCCTGGGGCCAAGCATTTCTTCCTCATCTG CCAACAGTTTCGAGTGGTTTGCGGAGGGATTTATCGAGCGAACTCCAACAGGCAATGAACAATGCAAATTCTGGGCTATGA
- the LOC142549777 gene encoding uncharacterized protein LOC142549777 isoform X2, translating to MLEIPSVDSSAAAVNIATVKRYAPPNQRNRLLGRRKSVGEPASTYANDGEKNHISSTKANSMVDHGDAGVNKLSGEIHCSRLIPLHGCSDSEAFQLLNNRWTAVMSAYNNLGEDSVANSFEWFAEGFIERTPTGNEQCKFWAMTNTKTSEDLLW from the exons ATGCTGGAAATCCCGAGCGTTGATTCTTCGGCAGCCGCCGTCAATATTGCCACCGTCAAGCGCTACGCCCCACCAAATCAACG GAATCGGTTGCTCGGCAGACGCAAGTCCGTAGGAG AACCGGCTAGTACATATGCTAATGATGGAGAGAAAAACCACATTAGTTCTACGAAAGCTAATTCTATGGTCGATCATGGAGATGCTGGTGTCAACAAACTTTCTGGTGAAATTCATTGCTCGAGACTAATTCCTTTGCATGGATGCTCAGACAGTGAGGCTTTTCAGCTTTTGAACAATC GTTGGACAGCTGTTATGAGTGCATACAACAATTTGGGTGAAGATTCAGTCG CCAACAGTTTCGAGTGGTTTGCGGAGGGATTTATCGAGCGAACTCCAACAGGCAATGAACAATGCAAATTCTGGGCTATGACAAACACTAAAACCAGTGAAGATTTGTTATGGTGA
- the LOC142549793 gene encoding mitochondrial import receptor subunit TOM40-1-like gives MATLIPPPTAASTPPPSYPTSMEQKKVDYLDLPCPIPYEEIHREAFMSLKPELFEGMRFDFTKGLNQKFSLSHSVMMGPTEIPSQSSETIKIPTAHYEFGANFIDPKLMLFGRVMTDGRLNARLKCDLSENLTLKGNAQLTNEPHMSHGMFNFDYKGSDYRTQFQVGNGALFGASYIQSVSPHLSLGGEVFWAGQHRKSGIGYAARYNTDKMVATGQVASTGMVALGYVQKVSEKVSLASDFMYNYMSRDATASFGYDYILRQCRLRGKIDSNGVVAALLEERFSMGLNFLLSAEIDHRKKDYKFGFGLTVGE, from the exons ATGGCGACTCTAATTCCTCCGCCGACTGCCGCATCTACCCCGCCACCGTCGTATCCAACCTCCATGGAGCAGAAGAAAGTAGATTACTTAGATTTGCCTTGCCCCATTCCATATGAGGAAATACATCGCGAAGCTTTTA TGTCCTTGAAGCCAGAGCTTTTTGAGGGAATGCGttttgattttactaaaggacTAAACCAGAAATTTTCTCTCAGTCATAG TGTGATGATGGGACCTACAGAAATTCCTTCTCAGTCATCGGAAACTATTAAAATCCCCACCGCTCATTATGAATTTGGTGCCAACTTTATAGACCCAAAG TTGATGCTCTTTGGGAGGGTGATGACTGATGGTAGACTAAATGCAAGATTGAAGTGTGATTTGTCTGAGAACCTTACACTTAAGGGAAATGCTCAA CTTACGAATGAGCCGCATATGTCGCACGGCATGTTCAATTTTGATTATAAG GGATCTGACTATAGGACTCAATTTCAAGTAGGAAACGGTGCCTTATTTGGTGCAAGCTACATCCAG AGTGTGAGTCCTCATTTATCATTGGGTGGCGAAGTATTCTGGGCTGGTCAGCATCGAAAATCTGGCATTGGCTATGCTGCACGTTACAACACCGACAAGATG GTTGCAACCGGACAAGTTGCTAGCACTGGAATGGTTGCTCTAGGCTATGTGCAAAAAGTATCTGAGAAG GTTTCTCTTGCATCGGATTTCATGTACAACTATATGTCCAGGGATGCCACGGCTAGCTTTGGTTATGATTATATCCTTCGGCAG TGTCGTTTAAGAGGGAAGATAGATTCCAACGGTGTTGTGGCTGCTTTGCTGGAAGAGCGGTTTAGTATGggtcttaattttcttctttcGGCTGAG ATAGATCACCGTAAGAAAGATTACAAGTTCGGATTCGGATTAACTGTTGGAGAATAG
- the LOC142549796 gene encoding CBS domain-containing protein CBSX3, mitochondrial-like, producing the protein MQGGIQAIFSHGNVLKNAVRRHVRLVPPAMRPLMLTRHESASAARMEEHGFESTTISDILKGKGKSADGSWLWCTTDDTVYDAVKSMTQHNVGALVVVQPGEQKSIAGIITERDYLRKIIVQGRSSKSTKVGDIMTEENKLITVTPDTKVLKAMQLMTDNRIRHIPVINEKGMMGMVSIGDVVRAVVSEHREELNRLNAFIQGGY; encoded by the exons ATGCAAGGAGGAATTCAAGCTATATTTTCTCATGGGAATGTGCTCAAGAATGCTGTTCGACGTCATGTGCGTTTAGTGCCTCCTGCCATGCGGCCTCTTATGTTAACACGCCACGAATCAGCCTCGGCTGCTCGAATGGAAGAGCATGGGTTTGAAAGCACCACGATATCCGATATtctgaaaggaaaaggaaaaagcgCTGATGGGTCCTGGCTTTGGTGCACGACAGATGACACTGTGTATGATGCTGTTAAATCG ATGACACAGCACAATGTTGGAGCTTTGGTGGTTGTTCAACCAGGAGAACAGAAGTCAATTGCTGGAATCATCACAGAAAGAG ATTATCTGAGGAAAATCATCGTACAAGGACGGTCATCCAAGTCGACAAAGGTTGGGGACATCATGACCGAAGAG AACAAACTCATTACGGTAACGCCAGACACCAAAGTTCTGAAAGCGATGCAACTCATGACAG ATAACCGTATCAGGCACATTCCGGTGATCAATGAAAAGGGAATGATGGGCATGGTGTCCATAGGGGACGTGGTCCGTGCTGTAGTGAGCGAGCATCGGGAAGAACTGAATCGCTTGAATGCGTTTATACAGGGAGGATACTAG